In a single window of the Candidatus Methylomirabilota bacterium genome:
- a CDS encoding octanoyltransferase, producing MDACAGPLNMGIDEAMAALCSDGTTLRLYTWDAPTLSIGYAQRSGDIDLWACRAAGVSVVRRPTGGRAVLHRYDLTYSLIVPLRPPWAEISVAESYRVINRCLRRGLERVGVDVRSAGRHRQTGGPLTPFCFSATSPDGLLADNKKIIGSAQRRFPAALLQQGSVLLDFHPDDLLQCLRPDHRSTAAGALKTIGSLREVLGRLPGRPEVETAIRLGFAEEMGVEFVEGELERHEVELAAELAAARYGSADWTFRR from the coding sequence ATGGATGCGTGCGCCGGACCTCTGAACATGGGGATCGACGAGGCGATGGCGGCGCTGTGTTCTGACGGTACGACGCTGCGCCTTTACACCTGGGACGCGCCGACCCTGTCCATCGGCTATGCCCAACGAAGCGGCGATATCGATCTCTGGGCGTGTCGCGCCGCCGGGGTATCCGTGGTACGCCGTCCTACAGGGGGTCGCGCAGTACTGCACCGATACGATCTGACGTATAGTCTGATTGTACCCCTGCGTCCGCCTTGGGCTGAGATCTCGGTAGCCGAAAGTTATCGCGTGATCAACCGGTGCCTCCGTCGCGGCCTTGAGAGGGTAGGCGTCGATGTCAGGTCGGCCGGTCGTCACCGACAGACGGGGGGACCGTTGACCCCGTTTTGTTTCTCGGCGACGTCACCGGATGGGCTGCTGGCAGATAACAAAAAGATTATCGGTTCGGCCCAACGCCGATTTCCCGCAGCGCTTCTTCAACAGGGGAGCGTCCTCCTGGATTTTCACCCCGACGATCTTCTTCAGTGCCTGCGCCCGGACCACCGGTCCACAGCAGCAGGTGCGCTCAAGACGATCGGTTCGCTGCGTGAGGTACTGGGGCGGCTGCCCGGCCGTCCGGAGGTGGAGACGGCAATCCGGCTTGGGTTCGCGGAGGAGATGGGGGTCGAATTTGTAGAAGGCGAGCTCGAACGCCATGAGGTCGAGTTGGCCGCGGAACTGGCGGCTGCCCGCTACGGCTCGGCGGACTGGACGTTTCGCCGCTGA